The Dreissena polymorpha isolate Duluth1 chromosome 8, UMN_Dpol_1.0, whole genome shotgun sequence genome includes the window CAACAGCTACAACAGTAACAACAAATTAATACATACTGATCGTATTGTAAGTAACGTTTGGCATGTTTTTAACGTTTTCAAAGAAATGTTAGCAAACGCTCGGATACTTATTTAGTTTTATCGTACGGATAGTTAGTTTTGAAACGAAACTAATAAGTATGCATAAGATTGTTCCTTGCGCgtttttaaataagcttttgtgCTTCTAGATGTTTGTATCACAATTTAATGAAATCGCAATAACTTAAAAGGAACACTCCATCACCagacaaatgtttatttttattttaggttGAAACAATTAATGGTTAGTGTTAGCAATGTTTGATATTTATGTAACACAAATATTAGACATAGATGTTAAATCATATTCAACAACAGTCAACAGACCTGTCTCTTGCTTTAACAGTATTGTGGTGCCATGCCAAAACAAAGCTGGCCTTCGTGACGGTCCATCAATCCTGCAAACCCACCCAGAAGGTTTGCTTGAGGAAAGTCCAGACTCGTCTGGGACAGTCTGTCAGGAATTACTGCTTGATGTCTGGCAGCAATTTTCTTCAATATCTCCTATGCTCTGTCAGAAGTAAGGTGGTCTTTGATATCCTAGATAATACATTTCTGCATTTGATCAAAAAATACTATAAATTGCTTGATCATAACATCACAATTATCACATTACTTATAATGACATTTACACATAGAAaaactaatttttattttcatgaaaccatttttgCCATTTATGGCAGTTTTTTTGTAAGCCCCAACTTCCcatttcttttttctttgcaaGTAGGCAATGACGTTTCAtattcatgactggcagaagGTGTTGAAGTTAATAAAtcatgtttaacaaacaaaatacttTTGTATGCATTAATGTTCTTAATTGTGTTCTTGtctgtttcaaaattattttcacattcaaatatatatgtatgcagCATTATctacatataattataatattcttTGAGTCAAATGAAATCAACTAAAACAAAATGCAGCTACACAATCATACCTCTTGATTTTTGCTGGAAAGTGACACAGTCTAGCCATTTTCTGTATAGGATCCTTCATCGTGTACATCTCCTGTGCTTTATTATGGTTGTATCCTAGTAAAACAAGTAAattaattgtaatttaatttGTTGTATTATAATGCAATGCGTTCTCTTCAACATTAAGGAAAATGCAATATTGAGTAAAttcattaaatttgaaaaaatgaaaaaatgcccAGCATATTCTTGGCCGTTTACATCTATTGGGATACATGCATGTCATGCCATGACTTACCAAATTactattttcaaacatattttgatattacagtttatttataaaattgtcaATTATAAGAATAGTACGTACTGGagtgtttttgtataaataatatcagTACTCTAAGGCTACTGATGatcaataataaattaataattatttacgcTTATTGTAACTTACATTTAGTTTAGACAATAGTCAATTTTTGCCAAGCCTCGACGTCTTTTCTATGGCTCTACTCTACTCTAGACTCCAATTTTGAACGACAATAAGAATTGACGTTGTTCgatgtatttgcatttatttataaaacgaaTGATTGTATTagttatcatatattttatttttatataaagaattacGAACAATTTAGATTAACGATATTAAACACGTTTTAACTAGTTTAATCGTGTTTCCATTTCGTTTTTTCCACTTTGTTTTTTCCACTTCGTTTGTTTGGCTTGGTATGTCACGTCTTTGCACAGAGCGATTTTATTTTAAGACGGGAAAACACGTCGACGGTGATATGTGGATGTGGATGTGCGGGACGACAATTCAAACGGGGTTTTAGTACTTATATGCAGAAATGTGTCAGTTAAAAAGTGTGTATACTTCATTTCTAAAAAAATAGCAGATATAGATATATGGGTTATCTgagaaaaggtcccttaaagtgAATACGCCCGTTGGGTTCTACTTTGTTCGTTTTCCgtggtttttttttgtttaaatattgtagaCGTCGAAATACAAAAAGTTTTTAAAGAACAACAACACGTTAAGTTCGAGAAATTGgaagttttatttgttttattgttcacAATTTGTTCATGCatcaatttaaatataatgaCAAACATAACACTACTTTATTTTCCCGCGACTGTTATATCTTAGTTTACCtttttataaatgacattttaagCACACGAATACAAAAAGAGAAGAAATATTGTGTTTGTAATTAAAAAGAATGCATTTTTTATTCAGTCGTTTTaaattcaaaattgaaaaaaaaacgagtttgATGCCAGTTGTATAAATAGTTTGATACCAATTATAATACGACGTATGCAAACGTTTTTATCATGTATGCGTCAAAAACACAACTCTGTTATTAAAATTCTGTCCATGCATTAgcttaaataattttcaaactcaAGGGAGATGCCGGTGAATATTCGTGCATTATTTTACAGTAAACCAGGAATATATCATTAACATTATTAAAGTGTACAAAACCAGGCCAATCACACACGTTCTGATTTACCGATTGGCtagatacttctcatgtgcattagccttggacagtagataacccctattgaaatttgtttcactgggtcaaaggtcatgattactggcacaataagtgggaaaagcgtttcggatcaataactcgtcaacgaatcgaccgattggcttgatacttcccatacGCATATGCCTTAgacattagatgacccctatcgaaattggggtcactaggtcaaaggtcaaggtcactgtcacaataagtgtgaaaattgttttcgatcaataactcatcaacgcaTTAACCGATTTGCGTGATACATCGCATGCGCATTAGCCTtgtacagtagatgacccctattcaaattggggtcactagttcaaagccctgttgttgttgtttttttttttggggggggggttgtctccgaccgcggatttttttttcaaaacatgtgccaactattaatttataataattatgaagAAGAACAATAAGACGGTATAATACATATGGAAATGTTTCATAAGTCACAATCTTTTGAAAAGGGGGACATCTTGGAGATgatgatgtacatgtataaccCTTGTATGACACTAACGCAATTAAGTTCTCCCCGACCAAAAGAGATAATAGAACTTGTATTAACGTCATCTCGTTTTCTTTTTTGGGCCACACTTATTAGGTAAAAAAGCATTGTCCAACCATATTTGCCTCACAATTGTGCATAGACAACGTGCAAGGCCACGTATATGCACAAATTAAGGCTATGCATATGTAAACTTTATTGGTGAATTAGTGAAAGGCTGCAGGCCACGTATAAGAAAGTTTGAATGGTAATCGTAGGTAAAACTCAATTAAGGCTGTGTTTTGCGTATTGTATGGTTGTGATCAATAAACTAAAGGCCATGTATACGAAAGGTTAAAGGGATATGTATAGGCTAAGTACATgattatctatttaaatgtaaattatttttaggATAACTAAAGACAGATACTACTATAAAACTTAATCGAACttaaagcaataaaaacaaaatcaaaaatatgTGTATGTGTAATGCAGAAATTATTTGTCTGGattagaacattttgttcttgATTTCAGAATTATCGAGGGCAATTTGAAACCCACTACAGAAAGCAGCGTAACAAACATTTCCAGATCCTCACCATCCCTCGCCAAATTGCAGCCTTATTGCTTACATGTGTTactttatttttgtgtttaacgTAGTAAGAGTtagatatttaaattatttagacAAATTAACAAGTCGACATATACAGATCCATGTGCCTTTCTGTCTGTCCAAGGAGATTCAGCAGATCAGGTTGATTATAATTAACCCGTGCCATGAGATCATGTTCCCATGCCAGCGTAGCTACTCACAAGCCGAAGTCTGGTGAACTGCTACCCTGTCCGCTGAGAAGTCGCGAAAGGGTTTTTAGTATTATTAGCGTTCGAAACTAAACTTGGAGTATGGGGCATGACACCTTTTTGGCATGATGCACGACATCTTATGTAGTTATGTACTATTATTTATCACCGAAATATTAACTCATACCGGTAGCTGGTTTACCGTAGTGTTGATATGATAGTATCTTGTTATCAATATTTGCAATAACCCATCAAGTGCTTATACATTTGCACTTACGATAACAGTCACACATTGTTAAATCGTCTTATTATGCAGGCATTGTTACGAATGCTTACTACATAAACAAAACGTGCAAATGCATAAGTCAGAAAATTCTGTTCAATGTCTTAGCATATGGTTTTATGGGTTTTTTATCTAATGAAGTGGAAAcctctttaacccatttatgcctagtggactctcccatccttctaaagtggatcaatttatttccaaaattagggatgtctagtatatttatttctatatttagagtatttttatcggaaatttctttaagcaaatagcgcagatccatctgggtctacgctgtttgccaaggcctgttttctagacgctaggcataaatgggttaaaccctGGCGTCGCATCATCCCCCACAATCTAGTGACAAATCAAGCCTATGTTAAATTCTCCTTCGTCAACACCAGATGATGTGTCTGGAACTCCATTACTTTATATTTCGTCACCAAAACATCAAAAACGTATAGGGTCGTCACCTGAACGTCAAACTTCGGACACCAATATAGTGTCATCGACTTATGTTTCACGATTGTTTGTTCAGCCAACTACCATCCGAATAGCCAACAGGAGCCAGTTAATGGTACAGCGCCTAATGAACAGGCTTCACCATCATAATCAGGACTCATCACTCAGTGCCAGGTCATCATCAAGTTCATCACCAAGTTCATCACCAAGGTCATCACCAAGGTCCATCACCAAGGTCATCCAGCCCATCATACACTGCCGGATGAAAGGTCAGCATGGGACGTATTTCCTTGATTTGATGCTCATTTGATTTTACCCCAAGTTATAATGGGTTTGCGATTGATAAAACACATTACATCTCAAACGAATAAACACAATGTTTCCTTACATATAATTTCTAGTAACTATTTCACATGGATACAGTGTTGTACTCAAATTAGTTAAAATTGTATgtaagatttttttccaaaataatacCCTTTGGCTAGCTATGTGTATAATTGGAATCTCACTAATGTCATAGACATCATTCTAGTTATTAACATAAACAAGTTAAACGCTGATTTCTCGGAAACAATATCAATAGCACGTGTGATCAGTCATTGCGCAATAAGTATCAACCCATACACAAAGAAATACTAAAAAAAGGTCGCACATGTTGAAATACTATAACATTTATAGTGAAATATATTGAAAGACAAGAACTTGTATCCAGGGCCTGGTTCAAATAAGTAAATGATTGGTTATTGTTAACGATGGCTTACATTCTTACGCACATTGATTTTTATAATCCTTGGCACTGTCCTAAATCAGAATAAGTAGTTCTACACATTCTGGCCGTCATAGTACAATAAATGACAACCGTTTCCAAACTTATAACATGGTTTATTTAACCAACGGTTAAATCGAGCCTCATTCTGGtaaaactggactaaatgcatgtgcgtagtggcATCCCGGAGTAggctgtgcagaccgcacaggctaatcagggacgacactttcagctctAATGGAAGTTTTCGCTTAAACGTTagactctttaaaaaaaatccagtttagccgAGAgttgtcattcctgattagcttgtgtggactgcacaggctaatctggaacgacacttaacgcacatgcatttgaaGCACAGTTTTCCCTGAACGAATCTCAATTTATTAACAGCGGGGTCCTGCTGGGTTGAGGTCATCGGTCAAATAGGACGTCATCCTCGTCGTCTTCTTCCGGTATTTCGTCTGCACTGGGCACAGGGTCGGTAGGCCACCGGTTCAAGAAGTCCGTCACTATCTTGTTACCGGATATCTGTTGGATagattcatttatttatgtatatttatatcatcatcatcatcatcatcatcatcatcatcatcatcatcatcatcatcatcatcatcatcatcatcatcatcataatcatcatcataatcatcatcatcaccatcatcatcatcatcgtcttcgTCATTATCGTCATCTTCGTCATAATAATCCATGTACAAACGATTGTATTTCTACGAATGACTTACCTAATTTATATATTGACCGTTTACATATTGAACAAACACTTGGTAACCAAGAAGGATATATGGTAGTCACGACTGATTTTTTACAAATGACTTGTCTAAGTAAACATGCTATCCGTGTATGGTACTCACGAGAGGGTTTCCACCAATGAGATCCCTGAAGAATTTTTGTAGTTCCGTTTCCTGTTGTTCAGCCAACTCAACCGATCTTAATTGAAATACTCGTTTTCCTGAGTAACagaatattttttcaatatttttagacATTAGTTCATAGTTTTATTAATACAGAACACATTTCATAGCAATATGTATAACAtcgaataaataattgtttatgatGAAAGAAACTTTTCGGGATCATGGCACACTGTCTGTGTCAACATGTGAATTAATAACTTAGTGATCAGTGATTTATGtgcaatatttaaaacattttcattttgtaaattatttagaTTGACCCGACCAATTCACAAAGCTACCTTGCAATCTAGGTATATAAACAGGCGTCTTTATTAGCCCCTTCTGCAAGCGTTCACTAAAATAGTCCAGCAACTGGTCTTGGAACCTAAGCACATCGCTGTAACTACGCTTGATAAAAGTAGTCCGCTTATTGGTCCAGTACACTTCAACGACGAATTGGTAGTCAGTGAACCAGTATTTCGACTTTTTCTCCACAAAACCCGTCACTGCTGCGTACACAACCGAAGCGTTGTTAGTTGACACCGCCTCGTACATATTTTGGTTCAAAATTAACGAACAAATCtcctttttaattaaaatatgcgGAAGGATCGACTGAAGTTTGTCTCGAATGCCCTTATTTTtgctttcatttaaattatttgcatGCGAAGTTTGCATTAAAACATTGAAACACTTCTATATGTATGCAAgataacacaaataattatttaaataaccaTTTTTATCTTCTTAGACCAGTTCACGTACTCGTTCGCGAATTTACTACAAtgaatcaatatataaatagaaaaaaacCCATAACATTTCATATGTCGATTCCAACGCAGTTATTCCGTGCGCTAAATGCAAGTTCAGTTACTATATGACCTCCCAAAAagcatttttacattttaatgcgTGGTCACAAAAGGTGTTATTTTCTGCAATAACAAGTAAGTCATTAAATAACAGTTTATCACACCGCATTTTATCACTGTATCTCGTACCGTGTACGGATGATATGAGCTTCATATTTAAACCAGTATCGTATCTAGCGTTATCAATATTTAGTGTCGCTATTGATAACAATCGGTCATTTTCTAGGTTTCAAGATTATTGACAACTTATTTTCTATTTACTGCACCAAGTTGATGGTATCCAAATACCCGCATTTTGAAATTCTTTTAATATGGTCGCAATATACGCTATCATTAAACATACTAACTATCcaatatagaaaaaaattattaatttgtatgaAAGGTGTAAAAACGAAAATAATTTTCTGTAATAACATATTAAACGCAAAGTATATGTCAAACATTTACAACGAAATTTAACTAAAGCAAAATTAACTGTCATTGCATATTTTTAAATCGTTTAATCCGACCACGCTCATCGCCCATTATATTCGTTGGCCACGCGCTGGAGCCATATAACCGTGAGTCAAAGTAGTTTTTTTCTCATTGAGCTCGTATACGACCCACTATACTGATTAGCCTCATGGTTTTTCTTGTAAACTGATGAATGGGGATAACATCCGCAATACGTCCGGTTGTACCTAATTCTCCCTCTTTACATCGCACATTTCCGGCACGGAGATCCCAGTCACTCGGTTTCTGAAAGTCCCGGAGAACACGAGACAAACACTCGGCTGGAGGAGGTAGTTCAGCTTCATGGCACCGTGGGAGAAGTCCGTTGCTAGGACTGGACGATCGACTGGACCCCTCGTATGAACGCGGGCACGCGAAGGCGAAAATTGTTAGCGACACAACACAGGCCCGACACCAAATAAAACAGAAGCTTACCTGGATATAATGCTGAAGCAGTAAGTCAGTCATGCACAACGATGTATGTACCATCTGATTGTTGTATGCGTGTCAAGGTTTACAGTTAGAGCCAGTGCCATGTCAGTATTATGCGAACACAAAATTGACACAGGTATACATTCGAAAGATCATACAGTTAGAGCCAGTGCCATGTCAGTATTATGCGAACACAAAATTGACACAGGTATACATTCGAAAGATCATACAGTTAGAGCCAGTGCCATGTCAGTATTATGCGAACACAAAATTGACACAGGTATACATTCGAAAGATCAGTTGAAACTGAATGCCCGAGATGACATGATTTTTCCTTAGTTACAGAAAATCAATGATTTAAAGTTTTTCGTACACTAACAATTTCAGGTGTTCGTCATTCGGCCATGCCATTGCCATCCACGAGACCTTAAACAGGCACAGTGCGGTTACTATGGCTACCAAGACGAAAACTGCGTGCGTTAACCATCAGATAAGAGGAGTTGTTTTCTGACGTCGTATGAAGGTCTATACCAAAGGATGTGGAGTCTATTTCTACTGAATATACTCAAGATATTTCTCATTTCTGTTATTCCTAATATCTTAAAACTGTTATTATAAAACAGTGAGCTGTATACAACGATAATTTTGCAACAAGTCAAGTAGTTTATATGTACATCTCATTCTGTATGACCCCGCAGAAAAATATTCAACGTAAGGGGGTATAGTGGGATCACCAAgtttgttggttggtctgttagTAAGTTTGTCTGCAAATATTGCTTCTCCTTCGAACGTTTACGTAAATATTGTGTAACATATACATTCTTGATACATTCATATTCATATTATACGTTATTCATATTTATATGGAAGGAGTTTAAACGTGACATGTTTTCCGCcgaataaattcataataaacgATTAGAGGTCATATTGTATAAAAATTTGTCATTTGAAATACTACTTCCATGTTTCTTCGTATGGGCTTCATATGCATCATAAGAATAAGTACGTGTCGCACTTTTTGCGTTTATCAAAAAAGCAATTTCAGACTGTCAGCAATATTTGATTTGTAAAATTGTGTGATGTGATGAAAATCAGAAAAAATCAAGTTcgaaataatatttgtttcaatcCGATTAAAATTTACCGACTTGCGGCCATGTTGAATTATCTTCCGCCGACCTGCGGTAATTTTGTCAAGGGGATTGTTTCTTTATCGTTTGGCAGATTTTCAAGATCATAACATGATGTGAATTATCGTCCGATATTTTCGATACACTTACAAAGTGTTGCCTGGATACAAGTTTTTCTGATAAACTACGTCTTCAATATTTTGATTAAACCATtaaagcctagtggactctccaatccttctaaactggatcaatttatttccaaaataagggatgtcttgtatatttatttctataattagaatatttcttacagaaattcctttaagcaaacagcgcagactctgatgagacgccgcatcatgcggcgtctcatctgggtatacgctgtttgccaaggccatttttctagacgctaggcataaatgggttaaactgcgAAAACTTCACATTCAAAGAGTCGTATCATGTGACATTGAAACAGCTTAAATGGACCATGACTCTAAGAAGTTTTTGGAAAAGGTAAGATTGTGGTTTCAGCtccattttttttatctttgtaatACATACAGATGAATAATTTGCTTACTAAAAGAACACAAGCAAACgatattaaagtctctataacgcttaaaatcaacgaaaatttcgtaaagtatttcgtaaaataaagttaacacataaacaatcattgttccttatagcaaaagccacaaatcaacgctagatgtggtatgattacatagatttttgtagatacgaaatgctcgtttttatttatttgtgacacaattaattccattttaatttcccgcgaatatatctattcatacgacacacgaacaccatgttagtgttcatgtgtcgtatgaatagatatcgttgcgggaaattaaaatggaaaagcaacgagcattttgtatctacaaaaatctattttactagaccacatctggcattgaactttcggcaattgccataaggaacactgatttttaaatggttatgtttattttaggaaatattgtacgaaattttcgttgattttgagcagcAATGTTACTTTAAGACGAAGTTGCACTAGCCTCAAAAAGGTTCTTGACTTCGTTATATACGCAAAATATTACACGCATGCTGTATTTTTGGAGCGCACATTATGAAGTTTTTAAACCTTATTccaattattcaaataattttaaatcacatGCAACACAATTTGCAGATTAATATTAAAAGACTGTAAAAGACTGTCATTTGACCACCTGTCTTGCCGCCCAAAATCGCAAGGTAAATTTTTGTCGTTACAAAGTTTAACGATATTAAAGCCCTAAAAAAACTCGacagtcttctgcaagaaacaagacaattatttatccgttaaaactttttaatttaacgcatcacatttaaaaaaaaacataacaaaaatatgttatctAAAAATCAAATACGACAAgattctttttgtaaaaaaacacataactgGGTATTCAAAAAGTAAGCAAAAAACAGGTAggaacatatttattgcaatgatgGCATATATGAACAAAAGTTGTTGAACTAcgataatttaattaatataatattttaaggtCACCAACGTTGGTCTTCCTGGCGTCTGGACATAGTCAGCATTCGTTCCCACAACGACCCAATGTCATCCTTAGCTTCCAAACCGCATTTCTGGGTCGCCGTCGGGCAACAATAAGAACGCCAGTATGGGGCAATGGGGTATAAACAGCGTCGTCCTTCGGACCCAGTGGTTATAAAAGCTGACGAACGTCCTTATCGTAACTGATAAGCGAATGCAGCGTTTCCgttttcaataattaaaattataagctGATGAattgtttattgtgtgtttattattaaGTTGTTATAGATAGCATAAGTATAAGGAGTTCCAATTCACCTTTTTTGACGCATGAGGTGTGTACGACTACGGCTTCAGCTAAAAAATGATCACACTTTTTAGTCTTAATGTAAATATGTAGAAATTGTCAACACAACGTCTTTTTTTGCAGACATTATCTATTGCCCTGCTTCTTCTAAGCGAAACAACACCAATTATTCTTGTTGTTGGTGGTATGCTGATGCGCCCGTCTTGAGAGATAGGGAACGCCAGCGTCGACCGCGGTACAACATTCCGACCAACAAATTAAATGCCGCACCGCCGCCGGTAAACGGCGTGAGTCGTGATACCGAAATAAAttgacaaacatattttaatctgGTTAAAAAACACTGTAAGCCTCTACTGCAAACTTGGGGAAGGAAGCCAGATTAACTCATTTGTGCCTAgcggactttcccatccttctacattggatcaatttatttccaaaattagggatgtctagtatatttatttctatattaagaatcttacttacagaaattcctttaagcaaacagcgcagaccccgatgagacgccgcatcatgcggcatctcatctgggtctacgctgcttgcaaatgccttttttctagacgctaggcataaatgggttaaccgcGTTAACGCACAGGCAGTGGGGACCCAAATAATAGTTCGGTATTTATGCAAAGGTTTTGCTtcacattggttttattaaataACCAAACCATCCCTGCTTGATATTGGCATGTATGAATATTTCTAGCAGTTTACCAATAGGTAACTTTATTTCAGATATAACCGAAAGATTGATATACAAAAGAACTACTGATAATTTCCAGCGCGATGTTATGCTTGATTTCTGAGGAAAAAACGCACACTTTCGCATCTCTAAAGTGTACTAACAAgaaaattgagccgcgttctgataaaactgggcttaatgcatgtgcttaaagtgtcatcccagattagcctgtgcagttcgcacaggccaatcagggacgacactttccgccttaacttaattttcagaaaggagggacttccttgaaactaaaaataccatacaagcggaaagtttcgtccctgattagcctgtgcggactgcacatgcgtatctgggacgacactttacgcacatgcattaagcccggttttctcagaacaaggttcATATATAGCTTAACGATATCATTTGATTCGAGACAATTTATCAATaagaaaaaacagtaaaatttgTGGCACTTTAATAGGACTGTGTTTTgcttaaatgagtcgcgttctgagaaaactgggcataatgcatatgcgtaaattggatttttgctaagaagagacttcatttaacgaaaaatgtcataaaagcggaaaatgtcgtccctgattagcctgtgtggactgcacaggctattattggatgacactttacgcacatgcattatgcccagtattctcagaacacgactcatctGTACAGTGTTTCAGTTCATATTGTGTATTAAGCGTTGCTGCTCTGTTTAAAAGAGACTGTTTGTTATGTTATAATTGTATATGTCTCTAAAACATGACTGCTTATGGAattgaataaatgtatttcaGCAGTGTAGGACCTGAGGTATTTACATAATAACGCCAGTGTACGAATTTTTTTTAACGACACACGTATTGTTCACCCAGTACCGTGTTTTGCCACAGCTGTGTAAGCTATCCACAGATTCCTCGCCCTCAAGCAAATCTAGCACTGGTCATACCCACGTAACGGACATAAAAGTTTCCCAGTAACCCAAATGCTGTCTGAACAATCGATATAACACCTGTGTTGACTACACCAGTTTCGTGTTTTTATTATAATACGAGGTATTTAGTTGATATTCATGTAAGTTTATTGATTACACAAATCACAGAAAAGCATCACTGCAATAAAACACAATGTCAATGAAAAAAGCACAatgcaataaatataaacataatacaataaaatatacacgTATATGAATAGTTGAGACAAAATATTATCAGACATTAAATCTAAAAACCAATATAGatgtaaaaaagtaaataaataaaattacttacaaaaaatatcacacaaacaataataaataagaatgtgATGAAGAATGACATGCTGACGACAGATTGACATACTGACGACAGATTGACATACTGACGACAGATTGACATACTGACGACAGATTGACATACTGACGACAGATTATGAGcattttatacataaacatatggATATATTACGATGCTGAACACGCCTTCAAATAAATACCTGCTAGAATCGTATCTGCTCAAAACTACGATAAAGTGAATTCAGCAAATCGTTATCTCAATTGGAAAAAGGGAACTTTTacttaattaaatgtatatatgtttattgaaAGTCGAGTTTCAAACTATTTAATATATCTTattcatgtatatattgtattatggCAACAGGTTGCATCAAAGAACGCAAGGTTcgatcataattaattaaaacttaataAGACATATTACTGATCTAACCTGA containing:
- the LOC127840849 gene encoding uncharacterized protein LOC127840849 encodes the protein MQTSHANNLNESKNKGIRDKLQSILPHILIKKEICSLILNQNMYEAVSTNNASVVYAAVTGFVEKKSKYWFTDYQFVVEVYWTNKRTTFIKRSYSDVLRFQDQLLDYFSERLQKGLIKTPVYIPRLQGKRVFQLRSVELAEQQETELQKFFRDLIGGNPLISGNKIVTDFLNRWPTDPVPSADEIPEEDDEDDVLFDR